GAGGACAGTCTTTTCTTGTACGTAGCCCTGCACGATTGCGCATCGATCGAGCGGTGCGGTTCTTCGAGCGACTGGTGGAATTTCACGACCGGCGCTCTCTCGACAGCTTCGATACGCGCTATCTGCACCGGCTATACCAGAGCTCCGACGCCGATCAAACGCTGATGTTCGAAGCTCAGGATCAGAGCGCAGACCCTTCCGATGAAGCGCAGGCAGATCGAACCGGCGACGAATCCGACGCCATGCAGCAGCTGATGAGCCGGGCGAAGGTATTCACGACCTACAGAGGCAAGCCGCTTCACGCGAAGACGATCAATCAGGCGAACTATATCGATTCCCTGATGCGCAATCCGGTCACGATCGGGTTAGGCCCTGCGGGAACGGGCAAGACGTTCCTCTCGGTCGTCGTCGCCTGTCAGCTTCTGACGTCGGGCGAGATCGAGAAGATCATCCTCACCCGCCCCGCCGTCGAAGCGGGCGAATCGCTGGGCTTTCTACCGGGCGATATGATTCAAAAGGTCGATCCGTATCTGCGGCCGATCTATGACGCTCTCTATGAATGTCTCGGTATGGAAAAGGTAACATCGTTTATCCAGGCCGGCCGCATCGAGATCGCCCCGCTTGCCTTCATGCGCGGTCGCACTCTGAACGACGCCTTCATTGTGCTCGACGAGGCTCAGAACTGTACGCTGCCACAGTTGAAGATGTTCCTGACTCGCATCGGACGCAACGCCCGCATGGCCGTCGGAGGCGACGTAACGCAGATCGACCTGAAGCCCGGAATCTCGGGCCTGGTCAGACTCGTGCATATTTTAAAGCATACGCAGGGGGTTCAGATCATACGCTTCGGGAACGAAGATATAATCAGGAACCCCATCGTCGAACGCATCCTGCGCGCCTTCGAATCATATGAATCCAGTAAACCCAATTCCCCCAATTCCAATGAAGCCTCTGACGCATCGCATCCTGCTTGACGACTCCGGCCTGCTGCATACCGAGCAGCTCGATCGACTGAAGTCCAACCTGATGCTCTGCCTCGACTTCATTGCCGAATCGGAAGAAGCGGGCGATCTGTTTGAGCTTTCAGTCTCTTTTGTGACCGACGAAGAGATCCGCCAGATCAACCGGGAGTTTCGCGAAAAAGATAAGGCGACGGACGTGCTCAGCTTCTCGCAGTTTGAAGGAGAGCCCATGCCGACGCCCGATGGCGTGCAGCCCCTTGGCGATCTGATCGTTTCTGTCGAGACGGCACGAAAGCAGAGCGCAGAGATCGGCCATTCCGAAGAATATGAACTGAACCGACTGCTCGTTCATGGCCTGTTTCATCTGCTGGGTTACGACCACGAAGTATCGGCCGAAGAAGAACGCATCATGCAGGGGCGCGAAGATGCTCTATTGAAGCTGCTTGAAGAGCGAGGACAGATACCATGAGAATCCACCCGTTTCGACCTTTCGCCTTCGCTCTCTTGTCGGTTATCATATCGGTTTCGCTGGCCTCTTCGCTCTCTGCCCGTCAGGGACTTGTGGAGCGTCGCAATCAGGAAAAGATCCGCACGGCGGGCTTTGCCGACGTGGAGCTGGATCGCCTGCATGCAGAAATCGGACAGACTCTCTTTGATTTACAGGCCCTTGCCGTGCCCGAAGAAGGCCCGATCAAAGATCCGACGGCACGGCCGACCGACCCGCGTGAAGGCCAGGTGGACGCCGACACGCTGAAACAGGATACGATCGAGCTTGTACCTTCGCGGCGCCGTGCCTTTGTGCGAGGCACCGATAGCAAAGGACGCACGTATTTTCGCCTGCGCATTACTGAAGGCCTGAACTATACGACCGAGCCCACTCCCGACCGATTTCTGTTCAAGGCGCATGCCTATCTCTATCTCGATGAACAGGGAAAGCTCGGCGAGGTTCTGTTACAGTTTTACCGCATGCGCTTCAGCGGCATGGAATATACGCGCGAGATCCGGCGCATCCGACATCCGGGCCCGTTCGGCGCCGGAGCGGCGCAATCGCCGATACA
This region of Leptonema illini DSM 21528 genomic DNA includes:
- a CDS encoding PhoH family protein, translating into MQEIFTFESADLFHNLCGIQDRRVTELEEMLDVELIPRGQSFLVRSPARLRIDRAVRFFERLVEFHDRRSLDSFDTRYLHRLYQSSDADQTLMFEAQDQSADPSDEAQADRTGDESDAMQQLMSRAKVFTTYRGKPLHAKTINQANYIDSLMRNPVTIGLGPAGTGKTFLSVVVACQLLTSGEIEKIILTRPAVEAGESLGFLPGDMIQKVDPYLRPIYDALYECLGMEKVTSFIQAGRIEIAPLAFMRGRTLNDAFIVLDEAQNCTLPQLKMFLTRIGRNARMAVGGDVTQIDLKPGISGLVRLVHILKHTQGVQIIRFGNEDIIRNPIVERILRAFESYESSKPNSPNSNEASDASHPA
- the ybeY gene encoding rRNA maturation RNase YbeY, giving the protein MKPLTHRILLDDSGLLHTEQLDRLKSNLMLCLDFIAESEEAGDLFELSVSFVTDEEIRQINREFREKDKATDVLSFSQFEGEPMPTPDGVQPLGDLIVSVETARKQSAEIGHSEEYELNRLLVHGLFHLLGYDHEVSAEEERIMQGREDALLKLLEERGQIP